The sequence below is a genomic window from Longimicrobiaceae bacterium.
GGCGCTGCTGCCCAAGGCCATCGAGGCGCACCGCGTCAAGCAGGCCAACCGCTCGCTCCAGGAGCGCCTGACCAACCTGACCCGCTTCGGCGACCTGATCGGGCAGAGCGAGGAGATGCGGCGCATCTACACGACCATCGACGCCGCCGCGCCCAGCTCCGCCAGCATGCTCATCATCGGCGAGAGCGGCACGGGCAAGGAGCTGGTGGCGCGCGCCATCCACGACAAGTCGAGCCGGGCCAAGGGGCCGTTCGTGGCCATCAACTGCGCCGCGTTCCCCCGCGAGATCCTGGAGAACGAGCTGTTCGGCCACGAGAAGGGCGCCTTCACCGGCGCCATCAACGAGAAGCCGGGCTGCTTCGAGATGGCAGACGGCGGCACGCTCTTCCTGGACGAGGTGGCCGAGATGGAGCCCGACATCCAGGTCAAGCTGCTGCGCGCCCTGGAGCAGCGCTCGTTCCGGCGCCTGGGCGGCAAGAAGGAGATCCACGTGGACATCCGCGTGGTCTCGGCCACCAACAAGAACCTGAACAAGGCCATCGACAGCGGCGAGCTGCGCGAGGACCTGTACCACCGCCTGGCGGTGATCCCGCTGCAGCTCCCCCCGCTGCGCGAGCGCCGCGGCGACGTGCGCATCCTGGCCGAGGCGTTCCTGCGGCGGTTCGCCGAGGAGAACGGCAAGCCGATGAAGGGCTTCAGCCCCGAGGCGCTGGAGTTCATCAACTCGTACCGCTGGCCCGGCAACGT
It includes:
- a CDS encoding sigma-54 dependent transcriptional regulator — translated: MQDKILVADDERHIAEGLQMLLADDGYEVDTATDGLTAWEMVKEGGYGVVLADLRMPEIDGLELFARMRKASISAEIIIITGSASVDTAVQAMRDGAYDYLEKPLNIARLKALLPKAIEAHRVKQANRSLQERLTNLTRFGDLIGQSEEMRRIYTTIDAAAPSSASMLIIGESGTGKELVARAIHDKSSRAKGPFVAINCAAFPREILENELFGHEKGAFTGAINEKPGCFEMADGGTLFLDEVAEMEPDIQVKLLRALEQRSFRRLGGKKEIHVDIRVVSATNKNLNKAIDSGELREDLYHRLAVIPLQLPPLRERRGDVRILAEAFLRRFAEENGKPMKGFSPEALEFINSYRWPGNVRELKNALERAVILAHGDIITLPDLRAHELIMSEDREIRVPIGTSIEQIESTLVLKTFSFVDGDHRRAAGMLGIDEDELRVRLSKVMSPEAVPA